The genomic stretch CTAAGAGGCAGGGTAGAAAaggcttcttaaaaaaaaaaaaaaaaaaaaaaagcccagcgTTCTGTGACTGGAATATTAAAGGCAGGTTTCTGCATCTGCAGGGTATTTTTCATCTGCCTCAGTTTTCAGAAGACCACCTTAGGCAACACTCACAGCACAACCTTCTTTGAACTTGTATTGCTGcgttttttcctccccttctgaAGTCAGATTTCTGCTACAGCTTAAAAGAGCAACTCAGTATGATGAAGAAACAGAGTGTTCAAGCCCAACTATGAAACAGCCACCTCAAAACTCAAGTACTGACCCGAAGCTGGCACCAAGCTGAGAGTAAAGCAGATGTTCCCTggactaaagaaaataaatcaggagCCCGTACTATATTCTTAAATATGGTTTAATACTCTTCTCCATTTCTGTACATCACAACACCAAGATATCACTGCTTGGGATCTCTCTGCAGAGGCTATATAGTATGCGAAGGCTAGGATTTTTCACCCCCGTTTAACGTGTTTGTATGTGTAAGTGTAATACATATCAGTATATATTGATATACACATCAATATATAATGCAATATATATCACTGAAGAGAACACattgattaaagaaatacaaaaatttgGCATCATTTCCAAActtaaatagtaaaaataaaaactacaaaaaaaaggagctgcATACCCTAATGTATCATGTGAAACAACAAGCAGTATattcaaaaatgtaaatttacatCCAATTTTTCTGGTCTTGTCACATTAGACCCATTTACAATGGCAAAATCCAGAACATACCGCTGTGAAGACCGCAAATGTGCTCAAACCTGGGTTTGCGCAGATACACAGCAGACCCAGTCACACCTTCCGTGAGAGATTGCAGCTTTGATgtgaaaacaacagcaaagccATCTGCCAAGTTATAAACCAGGGTTACAAATTATATTGCTCACAATGACAGTAATTTTGGACCTCAAAGAACAGCGTGGCAGAATTAAGACAAGCTCCCCCTCCATTCAAGTGAAACAGGATTATCAGAGAAATAGGCAGGTATGCAACTTGGAACAGAAGCTGCTTTTGACCGATGCACCAATGCACCAGGAGTGACAGAGCCAGTGAAGAACAGAGCTACCATGCACCATGATGTCAGGGTGCCTGTCAGAGAACCCAGTAACCCCCAAAAAGAAGCAAGCCTTGTGCATTACCTCGTGCCAATGTTCACTTCACCCTCTGCCTGCAAGACAGTCTGAAAAACCCTTAGCCATTTCTAGTAAGTTGAAATGCATTCTATATAGCAGGCATGACAAAAAGCTTTCTTGAGTCTTGATGCAACCAGAAGTTTTAACCCATTAAGGGCACATTAGAGTTCAGCATCAGATTTACAGGACACTTGTGAGCCAATACAACAGACTGCCTTAGTGTTGGGAGACGGATGTCCCCAGTGGGTTGTGCTAACGTTCAATGTATTATTATCAAATGCTCCAAATGCACCAGTACTAAGGTTTCAGTCAAGGACTCCACTTACTAATTACTCCTGTAAAATACCCGCTTCCATTAAAGACTATGGATTCAAATTCATATAATCAAGGAAACCTTACGCAGTcctaaagcaaaaagaaaaccttactgaggacaaaacaaagcaaagtgtACCTTACTTCACTTAAAtcatatgtttatttttgtcaagactgaaaaaaaaaaaacctgaaggctGCACTGCTCAAATCCAAATTAAGCCCAAGacttcagcagcattttcattGCAATCAATGAAGTGCATTTCCTAGGTTGTAAGAGCAGTGCTTCTGCAAATAGATTAAAGCACGTTTGGCTGGTAAGCCTCCCCAAACCATCTGAATTTGCAAGCCACACATTATAAGCTAGCACTCTAGGTAAGTGCCTTCTCATTCTTTTGAAGAGAATGAATGGCTCcaatttcattacatttcttcTGCAGTCTAAGCTGAGAATGCCATGTAAATGGGTCACGTTGCTGCAAAATGCAGCAATTTATTTCTCCaatcaaagtaaaaagaaacaaacagtagGATCTTACTTCTATTAATTTTTGAAGGAACAGGTTTACAGCAGTTAATGTATCatgaaggttaaaaaaatcatttttcataaaatacaagAGCAACCAATTTCACCATTGagtaaaagtaaaaactgggattCTTTTTAAATTAGTCCAAAGTGGCATATAGGAACTTAGTAGTTTGCTGCTGTACTGACACTATGACAAATCAAAGTGtagggttttgcttttttaaatccaaTGCTTGTGGATCAAGTTCTGGAAATGTTCCAATTCTAAGGCAGGGATCTGTTGTGTTTTCCACCATGAGTTTGCTCCTTGGGTTGGATGCTGGAGGGGCGAGGCACGTTTTGCCGGACCCAGGTCGACTACCTAGTAGTCATCAAGGTCAAAAAATTCATCGTCTCCTCCTTGGTATTCCATTCCCTGGAAGTCCACTCGGTACCGCAAGATACCTGGTAAAAACAACACGCTTTAGCTTCTTCAAAATTCAAAGAGCATTTTAAGCAGTTTACTGAGCCCTGTCTGCATGTCAACAGTTTGTCAATTAAATTTTCAGAAGCTGACTTAGCACTTTTATTGCAAGATAGACTCAAACTGATAACTGACAGCAGACATGCAGTTAGAGTGAAAATGCCACATCCATGTTACAGCCTGatgtaatttatttccaaaaggaGGAAATACCTACCTGCCCAGCATAGACCAGCTTTCTTCTGGAAAAGCTGAGCCTATTCTAGGACTgtatatcaaaaaaaaaaagccagtaacAGATCATTTGTCCTAGTATAACTGCTCAGATGAAGGCTTATCAGTTAAATTCAGAAGGCAGCTGGCACTGAAGTAACTTTTACAATGGAGTAAAAGCAGTATTTAGTTGCCATCTTCCTGGACTTTTCCCACCCCAAACACCAACCTGGGTTTCTGAGAAGCCTTtatccctggaaacatttacTTAGGTAATGGGTATTCAAGGAATATTTCCTTTCAAGTCTACAGGGACTGGAGCACAGTAGCAAGAAGTATCCCACCATGCAAAGAGGCTGGATCTGGCAGGACAGGAAGGACTCCTGGAATTATAAACCCTGAAAACTTAGAAACCTGTTGCTCCTTATGTAGCCAAACAATTCAAGCTTGTTTCCTTCTGATTGCTGTTCTTTGGCCCCTTCTTTACAATACACTCATCTCTATTTTACATCCATCAACCTAAACACAACAACAGTTGTGACAAGTGACAACAGTTGGCTTGTCAGCAAATAAGCAACAGCTTTGTCCTGGAATCACTAGTCTGGGGAGAACAAGGTGCATGGCAGGTGTTCTTGCTCTACTCTGCTAACAATTTTTGTCAGACTGAAGCACATGAGCTATCTACACCTCTGCCAGACTTAGCTTAAACTGGTCAGTGAGTTCAAGAGAAGGACTGAAGGATTTCAGAAGCCTCATTTCTTCATGAAGTTGggcaaaaaatacttttattttgaaaagaagcagaagactGGGGAGCAAAGTACAGGGAAGTTCCGAGATATGAGTAACAGATACCCAACTGCTTCAGAAACTAGGCTGATGTTTGTCACACACCACTTCTACACAGCAGGCCATGGTCTGCCACAAAACAACTGTGCAGAGACAGAGTGAAGCATTTCACAGCCCTTCTGAAATTCAGCAGCTGGAAAGGAGGACAGTCCACCTGCTAAGCACTCTGAAGGACAAAGGGATCTGAGGAAGACAGTCTGAAAGTGACAACCCATTAATATGGAATGAATTCACCTGGACAGCCCTGCTGAACATGATACCAGTTTAAGAAACTATCATGACCAATAGAAGATCAACCTGTTTAGTTTTCCACTTGTGTTGGCACCAGATTATCAAATCagccattagaaaaaaaacgCCATACATGCTTCTCTTGCAGTTTACCTCCAATTCCTCCAAATCCTTTCACAAATTGGGATCCTTCCTGTGATTTGTCTGTAACAATTTCCAACGTTGCTCCAAATTTCTTGTAGTTATTTGCAAACCACTCCAGAAGGGGCATACTTTCTATCAGTTCATGTTCCTGGCCAGTCTATGTAGACatttgagggggaaaaataaaataataattaaaaaaatgtgttatggTCACTGCAGGTTAGGTATTGAGAAAATTCATACCAAAAGTTGTCTTTGGCTTAAACATCACCACTGTCTCTTCAGTCCTAAGACAGAGACACCAGCCTTCATGCtctgcaggctggagcagcctgACACACTTGTCATGCTCCAGGTGGTAGGCATTCCTGACACATCTGTATCAGTCAAGTGCTGGCACAAGCAGAAGGCTCCTGGTgctaagaaattaaatattgacAGGCCTCATTTTGGGCCTCCATACTACAGAAGTTAGTGcagaagcaggagagaaaatgcCTTGTTTATTCTTCTGCTCAACTGTCACCTCATGCTATACTcttagttttcatttgtttctttagaTTTGCTTTATACAAACAGTCCATCACCACTCATTTAACCAGGCACTGTTTACTCTAGGAAATACTGATCTAGGCAAATACAGAGGCAAAAAGTATAGTTTTTAAGTAGAAGGTCAAGTGATTATTGGCATAGAAACACCACATCATTGCAGATAACATTGTAAACCTTCCATGCACAGAAGGGATTAGCAATTACCCCACCAGGagggaaagcagctggaaatTGCTACCCTGGCAGTACTAATACAAGACAGGGATGACCACCCTTTTTGCAAGGGACAGACTTGTTTGCCCAGCTTACTCTGCAAAGTAATATAGCCCCGTCAGGGTTTTTTGACCTGTACAGGCAAGAAACTCACAGAAAGTGAATGACAGATCCACATTTCAAATATATCTAGAACCAAACATTCCCTTGCACTTAAACCCACGTCATAGTTTCTAGCTTCACAGTTGTTTCGTACTAACTAAATCAGTGCACAATAAGCAGGGAGTAATGGCTTGGGACCATAGCCTGCATGTTGTATGGTGGCTACCAAACTCTTCCAGGAAATGGTTTGATGGTGGTCAAAGACCCCATACTGCCTGTCACTTCAACTCACTTACACAACTTTGCAATTGGCAGCAGGGAGtactgaagaaaagcaaatctaGAATCCAGGGGTGACACTGAAGGTGAACAGGAAGAGCCACAGGCTACCGTCTTGAAGTCTCATCTGAGTGCCAGAAATATGGCACTCACACATTTGCAACAAACTAAGCTTAGACACTCAGAATGCTGCACCAGTATACTGTGAATAAATCTACAAGCCCCAAAGCTGAAATACCTCTTTATCTGTGAAGTGGGATTTATCCTTCTCTTGCTCTGGTGTCAAATACAGGATCTTCTCCTctgagaagggagagaaaaaaaatattaggttGGATAAGACTACCAGATGCAGGTTAAAGACAGCAAGAGACTGACAGCAGCCAGCAATTACAACACAGAGGGTTTGCTCATTGACATGACCTTTCCTTCTAGCTGAAGCTCTATGGGAAACCAAAGAGTGCACACCAGTAGAGAATAACTGTAgtgccaaaaccaaaaaaggcaGAGGTCCTGCTGTAGGCATATGGTTTGTCTATAGTCAGTAAGAATTGTGTTTCTGGCCATAAGGGTCAAGTCAGTCTCCCCTCTGTAATGCACTGGTATCACATTTGTGCTTACACAACTGAAAGGCAGGTCTCATGCTAGCTCTGTGACAAGCTGCCACCCCAGCACTGCAATTCTTTCTCCACAGTTTGCTAGTTTCAGACTTTTCCCCCAGAAGAGCTGGGAAGCTGCAAGTTAGTGACCTGCCTACACAACATCTCAAGTCCTTAAAGTTAAGATCTACTTAGGGAGTTCCTCCAGTGTAATCTATCCAAGTGAGACCGCTTAGGTGTTAAACCTTCATAGACCTTTCAGTCTCGCAGAAGCGCCACCTACCCTCCGTGCCTTGGCAGTGCAGAACATATCTCATTATATCCAGATTTTCATAGACTATCAGTATCTCTACTGCTCCCATTTCCAAAGCTTTTAGTGTATCTTCAACGCCAAAACAGTACTTCCCCGTGTCCTGACTGATTTCATCGAAGTATCGTCCTGCAGCCAAGTGTACAAAGAAAGAGATTGTCATGAAACACTGACCATGCCACATGGATTTTTAACAAGCCTGGTTTGAATGCAAtaagaaactggaaaaaggaGACTGCAATGCTGCTGAAGGAAGCAAGGGATACGATAACATGTCAAAGCATGTAATTTGGAACATTCATTAGCAGAAACTCCAAACACTGTCCCATCAGGAATCTCGCTCCACTGAAAGGCTTACCTTCGCTATGAAACAATTGGACTAACCCACCAGCAGGCACTTCACTCTTTTCAGCGTAAGGTAACTACTGTTACTATTGCCCTCCTGTGCTTTCAATGCGCTTTCAAATTAGCAACATCTGTCTGCTGACAGTCAAAGAGAGGATCATTTCTACTGCcatcttaaaacaaaataaatcttaacTCTCATCTTGCTGAAGATGCAGACAATCtgagaagatattttttcccttcacacCCACATGTCACCAGAAGGCCTGAATCTAAGGTGATCTCTGATGAGAAGATAAGCAGAGATCTGAGAAgtttggtggggaaaaaaaaacaacaaaaaacccactcttTAAAGTCTCATTAAGTCCTGCAGCATTTGAGAAGGTGTCCAGGTAACAGAAAGAATCACTACAAGTCATGCTCTTTTCAACTCAGAAAGCATTGCAGGGCTGAGGCAGCACACAAAGGCATTACCAGGAGGTCTCAAGCAAGATCAGCACATTCAATCAAGAATATCTAGCTCAGGAGAAGGCTGAGCATGTAGTCACATACCTATTAGTTTCTTCTCTTGAATGAATTTCACATTGGAGAGGACCTCAGTTGACAACTCAATTGCTTGATTAAATCCATTTTCTCCTCCATATGAAATGTCAACTAGTTTGAGCACTTTGGATTGCAACCgctaaacaagaaaaagaggagacaTGAAAAAGAGTCTATTACACAGCATTGCCATAAGACTACTTCATAATGCCACAAGAATAAGTACCTCCTCGCAAGAGTCACAGCATTAATGTATTTTGCTTCACTTGCAAGCAGAGGTTCTGAGTCGGAGAGACCTCTGAATGCTTAATATTGAAGCACAATTTTCAGGCAACAGGGCCACAGAGATTAGGTTTAGTGGAGTTTAATTCCAATAAAGCTTCTACTTTGGATTTTGGAACACAAAGAACATGAACACCGGTTCCAAACTGGGGAGGACAGATTTCTTATTAGCACTGTTACTAAGAAAAGAAGATCTTACCTCCTTGCAGGAGGTATTAGGAAAGGGAGACCCCTCTAGGATATATAGATTTTTAGTTTTGATCAAATCACTTAAGACACCAAAGTTACATTCCTCCTGAGATGCATTTTATACCAGAGCTACTACTATCACCATGTTACTACTGACAGCTTAAATACTTAGGGTTTGCTCAGAAAAAGCCACCTACCTGATCAAACATGTCAGATTGACTTAATTCAGTTTTGAAGTCAGCTGATCCAGCTAAAACGAGACCAGCTACGTTCACCTTGTCGCCAGAAATGAACAGTTGCACAGCCGTCTCTGCTACCTTCCTTACATAGTTGTGTCGTTTTTCCATTCTCAAACGAGCAAAACGCAAGGCAGACTGACCTCCTCTACCTTTACGAGAGAACAGATGCGAGAGAGCAATTTTGAAGTCATTTCATTTCAGGAAGGTTATTAGTACATGGTCCCAACTGGGCCCTGAATAACTGAAGCCAAGGGCAGATGCAGCCTTCAGAATTAGTTTGCCACAAGCAGAGCCAGGGGTGCTCATTGAAACAGCAAGTGAATAAAGAGAGTTCATTCACAGCAAGAGATTTTTCTCCATATATCCCACAGAGGAAAATATgttgaggggttttttccctttttgtatGGACTCGCAACTCTATACAAATTTTGAACATCTGTGCACATTTTCTATGTCCTGTACCTTCATTAAAAGCCATTTCCTTTGTTACACTGCCTCACATACCTTTCTTGCTGATGCAATGCATGCCAGCAGTCTCTGCTGCAGAAGCTTACTCGGGGAgacatttctatttcattttgtcCCATCCTAATCTACAGAGAAGGATGGTAAACCAGGAGTAGCTAACAGATGATTTCCTCAATTCATCAGTGGCTCACTACAATACAGCATCATATAGTGGAACTAGAATTTTCCTTGCTCCATTAGGCTTCTGTGCTTCCTACAAGGAACAGTTTCTTGCTTTTCACTGTGGTTTGCATGCAACACCATCAGATGCAAACTTTAAAGACACTACCAAGTTGTATTACTACTTGTGCTAGTGATATTTAGTTAAGACTGTCCCAAAACCAAGTGAAGGGACAAATGcaccaagaaataaaaaggaccACTTTAAGATCAACTGCATATTACAGTGATTAATTGATTTTGACAGAAGGCTCAGACTAGAAGCTTTGCTGTCAGATTTCAGGGGAGCAAAGAACTGAGTAGAGCTAAACATCTACAGGCCAAGTTCCCTGCTTCTACCCTCACATCCCACCCCATGATATGCTGCTGCAAACAGTCTAGAGACAGACTAGCACATTACCATGCTTCTTTGGAAGATCCACAGTGAATTTGTGCAGGACTTCTCTTGTGTTTCCTTGAAGAGTTCCAAAGAGTGCACCACTACCATCTATTACAATAAAGCCAAACTTGCTGTCGTCGGAAAGCAGCGCTGTAAGAGCCTGGAACAGAAAACGATGTCGTCCACAGTAAGCACCAGTTTATTAAGGACCCTGGTTCAGAAAGGCTACCAGAAACAATACACATCAATAAATTTTAGTTCTGTATGTGGTCATTGctattttttacaaataaacTAGAGAAATAGCAGCAGATCCAGGAGTTGAGACTATCCCAGACTACTGTCTCAAACAATGCTATCATgagcaggaagaaaactaaTGTTTAAGCTTGATAACTATTTTCACAGCATTACCAGTTCGTCACATAACATCACAGGCAGGTGTAATAGCAAAACCCTAAAGACTGACTCTGGAAAGTGTTAAGTGAAACAGATCACACCTCTACAAGGCTGCACTACCTCTCCGTTTGGCAAAACTGGAAGAGTTATTTTCCTAGAATTCCAGCCAGGAAAGCAGAACTTGCTTAGTTCACTGATTGGGCTATTCGTCAGTTCAGTTTAGTTTTTATACTACAAAGCACCAATATAGACTTTCAACTTGCCAACCACCACAAATAGTGGTTTGCTGCATCTGCTGACTTCACAAAGTCCCAAAGGTAGAATGATGAAATCTATAGTGGCTATGACAAATTCAGCCTCACAAAGCAGAATTAAGTAACAACAGCAGTAATTATCCTATACACAACTGGCTATAGAGAAGACAGCCATAACAGTTGCTGGAAAATGAAGTTATCCTTCCATTGTCTTCTCTTTAAAGGCAGCAGCAAAATTCATCCTGTAAGGTCATTTAAGTTGACTAAGAACTAAAGCACTGTTTAGTATCAAGGCTTTGGAGTTACTTTTGTCCAATTTCCTGTCCAGCCCTGGTTCTAGTGGTGTGAGACATCCACAAGTATCCAAAAGCCACACTCTTTTGAGAGAATCTGTCAGCTACCATTCCCTCAAGGGCAGCCTGAGCAGGTAGGCACattcagcacacacacacacttttgtTCACTTATACATGCCCAATAAATGTAATAGCAATAATCTTCTTTCTGGCTGGCAAAAACACATCAGCAGGATGGAGAACTTGTCAAATTCCAGATTGTTTTAAGTCACCAGTTTAATACTGAAAGAGTGATGGTTTTGGTTTACTTCACAGGACCTTTAACTGACTGCATGCCTGCCAGCTTGATTATTGGGCTgaatggaaagaataaaaaccaTCAGTCATCTTTATCCAAAATCCACACAATCAAGTCTACTGCATTCaaacttaaaagaaacagacagTAAGGTTTAATGGAATCTACTggccaaaataaatattctgtattAATTCCCCAGCAGTGGGATGAATGAGAGGAGGAAGTGGCATATTACATTGCAATCTATTTAACTGGGACAGAGCCAAGCAAATCGTGTGACTGGAATGAATGCTCCAGCCAAGGTATCAAAATAAGTCATTGTAAATCCTACCCTTCAGACATACAGCAGGGTTCATATCCCTCTTGGAAAGTTACTTTGGTTTCACACAGGCAATAAAATATCTAGAGGAAATCGTATCAGATACCCTTGCCAGGCATCAGATGACTACAGCTCTGATGTTCTTGATTCccttattttaataaagtatcCAATGATCAGTGATTCTCCCAGTTTCTCCTTCATTAGTTCTATGTCAGCAATTCCACTGCTTGACCTATCAAGCACAAAAAAGGGACTACTGCTTTTATTCTGTTCCTTCAGCCTCAGCTGAGTTTCCTCTTTGCAGCTTCAGCCTAAAGGTGAGATCACATCCTTTTTCTGCTCCTTGACATGTCCTCACTTTCATAGGAAATCTGTTGATGTACTGAGCCAGATACCCTATCTGTTAAGTTCTAGTTGCATGTTGGGGGGAACCATGGGGTTAAAAGCACAGCTCTACACCCAAATGAGATAGGTAAGTCAGGACTTCAGTGCCAACATCATCCCGTTGCTCAAGATAGTAGACAGTAGGCTTTTACAGCCAGATTTGATTCTGCAGTGCCGACAATACCAAGGAAAATTGATAATCGCATACTCAAAGACACAGGTGAGCAAACAGTCCATGGAAAAAGGTGCCATTAGTAATCACATCATCAGTAGTCGCAGTTACCACAAATTCCTCTCAAGTTATTGCCATTCTCTTGCTGAGCAATGCTACAAACCAGCAAGAGTGCATTTACAACTGCCTCCTGGGAACAGCCCACTGGGCAGCAGCTACATTTTTGTACTAAATCAGCGCCCtgatgcagcagctgcagccaagACCAAGTGCATCcctttcctcatatggcagAAGGCAACCCACTGCTGTCCACCCACTACCAACAACCAGGGATAAATATCGCCCTTAGCTTTGCACCTCTGGCTCTCTCCTAAATTCTCTTATTTACCTCTTGCTTTTAGTTTCCTATGGACCTGTGGGCTCAGCAGAACTCAAGAGCTGTACCTGTGCACAGTTTTGTTACTCCTGGTAGGTCAAAGATGTATTGGGATTTCATCCTTGGTGGGGAAACATACACAGGTGAGGTACCTCCCTCTTAACAAGCATACCTTTCCTTCCTGTACTCCTACTACCCTTTGAAATCCAATCATAGATCAGAGCTccaaaaacccaagcaaaacaAGTAGAACTACATCACTGAAGGGCCTGTCAAGCCCATGTCATACGGGTTTGATGACAGGCAACTAAGCCTCAGTCCAAACACTTATCATGGTGAATGCCACAGACATGAAAGGCAGTCATCTACTACAAATATTGAGACCTCTGCAACTGCCAACAGAGCCAAAACAGACTTAGACACAATAAACTGACTTCATGCAGTCAAGACTAGTGTAATCCACATTACTTTAAATATGCCTCAAACCATTTATTTGACTTAAGATAAGCAGATGTTGGATAAAAATAATCCCACTTTACCACAGACAGGTTAGGCACATGCCAGTTCTCCATCAAGGGTCTCAGTTAACACAACTGATATCAAGACTGGCAACACTAGTATTATCTTGGCATTACTTTAAGGCCTGGCTTGGAATAATTTCTATGGGCCTCtaaggttaagaaaaaaaaacctgcctccAGTTGCAGATAAAAGCTTATGTCTGTGGGTTACACAAACTCAGCAGTTACCAGCTGGGCCATAGAGTCAGCTGTAGTAGGAGCTGGACAATATCTCAACTGCTTTCAGCAAATATCACACATTTCTGAATACTAGCCAGTCACAAACCACCCAGTGGCTTCACCAGCAGGATGTCTTAATTAAAGCCTGCTGTTCTACAGACTGTGGACTCAAGCACACCAAGGATTGTTCCAGTGAGTCTAGCAAAGCAGTCTAACTTTGACTACTGCAAGACCAGCAGGCAATAGGAGACTTCTTACCTCTGTGTGGAATTTGTTGTCACACAAATACAACGACGTATTGATTGGTTTGAAAGGTTCAAAGTCAATGTtgactttcttctcttttccttcttctgtcaCAATTGTTCCACAGTAAACAACCAGACCATTTGGAGGTACTATAAAGGACACAATGCAATTTTAGATCACTAAGAAATACTGCAAGCTGTACCCATCAAAAACTAACTACTATGCCTTGAGACTTAAGGCAGAGTTGAAACTGAAGTTCCCagtttttttactttccattcCCCCCACCTCATTCCCTCCCAGATCTCTACAATGGAAAACAAACTAATTTAGTGCACCTATACTAAACAGCTTAGAGCAGGAAGCTAAAGGTAACACTGATGGAAAGACTTGCAACAAAGCTTCAAGAACACGTACCTGTCTGTTAAACCCATGAGCATGCAAGCTCACAGAATCCAGAATAAGGCTGAACATCCCCGTGAAGCTTTCCTACTTCTTATACAGTGATTTATAGACTGACCATCTCAATGAAGGCCACTTGCCAGTGTACAGACAGTAGCGATGAACTCTTTTCCGGCATTCATTTTAGATGGCCTGGGTCTATTTCGTCCCAAAATAATGGTAGCTGCATAGTGGCATGCATAAGACAGACAAATTTCTGCTTGATGGAAAACCACTAGTTTAATGCAAATGAATTATTGTGGAATAGCTCTTAAGGCTGGCCAAGTTTAGGAAAGTCAGTACTGCTAAGGACAGAATCGTGAGCCTGCTTATCAAAGACAAGGGCCATCCTACTTATTCTAGTCCCAAGGTCTACCCTTGAAGCAGTCATCCATGGGCAACATACCTGGAATATCAgtgcaaacagcagcacaggCCAACAGATTTGATTAGGAGAAAACTGCATAATGCAGGAACTTAAGGCTGCTTCCAAGCAAGGGAAGTT from Pelecanus crispus isolate bPelCri1 chromosome 8, bPelCri1.pri, whole genome shotgun sequence encodes the following:
- the ETF1 gene encoding eukaryotic peptide chain release factor subunit 1, encoding MADDPSAADRNVEIWKIKKLIKSLEAARGNGTSMISLIIPPKDQISRVAKMLADEFGTASNIKSRVNRLSVLGAITSVQQRLKLYNKVPPNGLVVYCGTIVTEEGKEKKVNIDFEPFKPINTSLYLCDNKFHTEALTALLSDDSKFGFIVIDGSGALFGTLQGNTREVLHKFTVDLPKKHGRGGQSALRFARLRMEKRHNYVRKVAETAVQLFISGDKVNVAGLVLAGSADFKTELSQSDMFDQRLQSKVLKLVDISYGGENGFNQAIELSTEVLSNVKFIQEKKLIGRYFDEISQDTGKYCFGVEDTLKALEMGAVEILIVYENLDIMRYVLHCQGTEEEKILYLTPEQEKDKSHFTDKETGQEHELIESMPLLEWFANNYKKFGATLEIVTDKSQEGSQFVKGFGGIGGILRYRVDFQGMEYQGGDDEFFDLDDY